One window from the genome of Glycine soja cultivar W05 chromosome 12, ASM419377v2, whole genome shotgun sequence encodes:
- the LOC114378104 gene encoding GATA transcription factor 7-like has product MLTYKKPKRDKDNTTPIPQLKRLFRLTKGSSTAVSVSSLPSPLSFFSQQEQRKMEVAAAKALKPSLRTEFIFPQAIYDEILCFNANNVVAGEDFSVDDLLDFSNGEFQVGKDFDDYEEDEDEEKGSTSGSLQSQDRTEDDSNSNSTAGGGGDSVFAGELSVPADDVADLEWVSHFVDDSLPELSLLYPVRCSEQTRVCTEPEPRPGSVQTIPAVPRKPRTGKTRKPNARVWSSMSSLCSSVTAKKQKKKVEAQNGGAQSLRRCSHCQVQKTPQWRTGPLGPKTLCNACGVRFKSGRLFPEYRPACSPTFSDDIHSNSHRKVLEMRRKKEIVESDRIQLIPSC; this is encoded by the exons ATGCTGACTTATAAGAAACCAAAGAGAGATAAAGATAACACAACACCAATACCTCAACTCAAACGCCTGTTTCGCCTAACCAAAGGAAGCTCCACTGCGGTTTCCGTTTCCTCTCTGCCTTCAccactctcttttttttctcaacag GAACAAAGAAAAATGGAAGTTGCGGCAGCGAAAGCCCTGAAACCAAGCCTTCGGACAGAGTTCATTTTCCCTCAAGCAATTTACGACGAGATTTTGTGTTTTAACGCCAACAACGTTGTTGCCGGCGAAGATTTCTCCGTGGACGACCTACTCGACTTCTCCAACGGCGAATTCCAAGTTGGGAAAGATTTCGATGACTACGAGGAAGACGAAGACGAAGAAAAAGGCAGCACCTCCGGTTCCTTGCAGTCGCAGGACAGAACCGAAGACGACAGCAACTCTAATTCCACCGCCGGAGGCGGCGGAGACTCCGTTTTCGCCGGCGAGTTGTCAGTTCCG GCGGATGACGTGGCAGACTTGGAATGGGTTTCTCACTTTGTGGACGATTCTCTCCCGGAGTTATCTCTATTGTACCCAGTCCGTTGTTCCGAGCAAACAAGGGTATGTACCGAACCGGAACCCAGACCGGGCTCGGTCCAAACCATTCCAGCAGTTCCAAGAAAGCCGAGAACCGGAAAGACTAGAAAGCCCAACGCTCGTGTCTGGTCCTCGATGTCGTCTTTGTGTTCTTCGGTGACGGCCAAGAAACAGAAGAAAAAGGTCGAGGCCCAAAACGGTGGGGCCCAGTCTCTGCGACGGTGCAGCCACTGCCAGGTGCAAAAAACGCCACAGTGGAGAACCGGCCCACTAGGGCCCAAAACACTTTGCAACGCTTGTGGAGTTCGGTTCAAGTCCGGTCGACTTTTTCCAGAGTATAGACCAGCCTGTAGCCCAACTTTTTCTGACGATATTCACTCCAACAGCCATCGTAAAGTGTTGGAGATGAGACGAAAAAAGGAGATAGTTGAATCGGACCGGATTCAATTGATCCCaagttgttaa